In a single window of the Bacteroides acidifaciens genome:
- a CDS encoding DUF2851 family protein, which yields MEHLLHYVWKHKLFPLKVLQTTKGLSVEVIDSGLQNPNAGPDFFNAKLKINGILWVGNIEIHAHASDWFRHGHDSDKVYDSVILHVVGEADGEITRTNGEIIPQMQLTCPEHIRSHYHELCAADQYPACYPILASLPKLTVHSWLTALQTERLEQKARLITQRLEHCNNNWEDAFFITLARNFGFGLNGDAFETWAGLLPLRAIDKHRNDLFQIEAFFYGLAGLFEDTFLKKEQEDEYSLRLCKEFRYLQRKFEFTRVMDATLWRFLRLRPENFPHIRLAQLAYLYQKGDKLFSRLLEAETLSEVRELLTTRTSAYWESHYLFGQTSPHKEKTLGERSKNLIIINTVTPFLYTYGLHKADERMCERAGRFLEELKAEDNHITRTWSNAGLPVATAADSQALIQLRKEYCDKRKCLFCRFGYEYLRHE from the coding sequence ATGGAACACCTTCTCCACTACGTGTGGAAACATAAATTATTTCCTCTGAAAGTACTGCAAACCACCAAAGGTTTATCGGTAGAAGTGATTGATTCCGGGCTGCAAAACCCGAACGCCGGTCCCGACTTTTTCAATGCCAAACTAAAAATAAACGGTATATTGTGGGTGGGAAACATCGAAATACATGCCCATGCTTCGGACTGGTTCCGCCACGGACATGATAGCGATAAGGTTTACGATTCGGTGATTCTTCATGTAGTGGGGGAGGCTGACGGGGAAATAACCCGTACTAACGGTGAGATTATCCCGCAAATGCAATTGACATGCCCCGAGCATATACGATCTCATTATCACGAACTTTGTGCGGCTGACCAGTATCCGGCTTGCTATCCTATCCTTGCTTCTCTGCCCAAACTTACCGTCCACTCCTGGCTGACAGCTTTGCAGACTGAACGGTTGGAACAAAAAGCGCGGTTAATAACGCAGCGTCTTGAACACTGTAACAACAACTGGGAAGACGCTTTCTTCATCACCCTTGCCCGTAACTTTGGTTTTGGACTGAACGGGGATGCCTTTGAAACGTGGGCGGGTTTGCTTCCGCTCCGTGCCATAGATAAGCACCGGAATGATTTGTTTCAGATAGAAGCTTTCTTCTACGGTTTGGCAGGACTGTTCGAAGATACGTTTCTGAAAAAGGAACAGGAAGACGAGTATAGCCTTCGCCTTTGCAAAGAATTCCGTTATTTGCAACGAAAGTTTGAGTTTACTCGAGTGATGGATGCCACATTGTGGCGTTTTCTCAGGCTTCGACCGGAGAATTTTCCTCATATTCGCCTGGCACAGTTGGCTTATCTTTATCAGAAAGGGGATAAGTTGTTCTCGCGGTTGCTGGAAGCTGAAACATTATCGGAAGTAAGGGAGTTGCTGACTACCCGTACTTCTGCTTATTGGGAAAGTCATTATTTATTCGGACAGACTTCTCCGCACAAAGAGAAAACACTGGGGGAGAGGTCGAAAAACTTGATTATCATAAATACTGTGACGCCTTTTCTATACACCTACGGTTTGCATAAAGCGGACGAGCGGATGTGTGAACGTGCCGGACGTTTCTTGGAAGAGTTGAAAGCGGAAGATAACCATATAACCCGTACGTGGAGCAACGCCGGACTGCCGGTTGCCACTGCAGCAGATAGTCAGGCATTGATACAGTTGCGGAAGGAGTATTGTGATAAGCGGAAATGCCTGTTTTGCCGCTTTGGCTATGAGTATTTGCGACACGAATAA
- the lepB gene encoding signal peptidase I yields the protein MLKRLFSFNGRIGRLEYFLTALFTGVITLPITYSGENATHLLVMLIFIPIVWINVAQGAKRCHDLGINGFWQLIPCFPIVLIFRKGEDKDNKYGPTLQLNQQKEITKVEHAQWIKCAIAILLYLIFLIWVRSWWGLIVVPFIFDIYITKKIPWSFWKKSKNPAVRSVMSWVDAIVFALVAVYFVNIYIFQNYQIPSSSLEKSLLVGDFLYVSKMSYGPRVPNTPLSMPLAQHTLPLVNTKSYIEWPQWKYKRVPGFGKVKLNDIVVFNFPAGDTVAVNYQQTTDFYTLAYGEGQRIYPKQVEMDSLTRAQQRAIYDLYYAAGRKQILNNPRSYGEVLWRPVDRRENYVKRCVGLPGDTLQIVDGQVMIDGKAIENPENLQFNYFVQTTGPYIPDDMFRELGISKADQMLIEDSGWEMGLLEIGLDSRNAQGKLNPVYHLPLTKKMYETLSGNKKLISKIVMEPEDYAGQMYPLNLYTKWNRNNYGPIWIPAKGATITLTEDNLPIYERCIVAYEGNKLEIKPDGIYINGEKTDQYTFKMDYYWMMGDNRHNSADSRYWGFVPEDHVVGKPIVVWLSLDKDRGWFDGKIRWNRLFKWVG from the coding sequence ATGCTAAAAAGATTATTTTCTTTCAATGGAAGAATCGGACGGTTAGAATATTTTCTAACAGCTCTTTTTACAGGAGTGATAACGCTTCCCATAACATACTCAGGAGAAAACGCTACTCATCTTCTTGTTATGCTTATTTTTATTCCTATAGTATGGATTAATGTTGCACAAGGTGCTAAAAGATGTCATGATTTGGGAATAAACGGATTTTGGCAATTAATACCTTGCTTTCCTATTGTCCTGATTTTCAGAAAAGGAGAAGACAAAGACAATAAATACGGACCCACTTTGCAATTAAATCAACAAAAAGAAATAACAAAGGTAGAGCATGCACAATGGATCAAATGTGCCATTGCTATTCTACTCTATCTCATCTTCCTTATCTGGGTACGGAGTTGGTGGGGATTAATTGTTGTTCCTTTTATTTTCGATATTTATATTACCAAGAAAATACCCTGGTCTTTCTGGAAAAAGTCGAAGAATCCGGCTGTACGTAGCGTTATGAGCTGGGTAGACGCCATTGTTTTTGCACTGGTTGCTGTCTACTTTGTCAATATCTACATCTTCCAGAACTACCAGATTCCTTCTTCTTCTTTGGAGAAATCACTACTGGTAGGCGACTTCCTGTACGTGAGCAAGATGAGCTACGGACCACGCGTGCCGAACACTCCGCTTTCCATGCCGCTTGCACAACATACATTGCCGCTCGTCAACACCAAATCGTATATCGAGTGGCCGCAATGGAAATACAAACGGGTGCCGGGATTCGGCAAGGTGAAACTGAACGATATTGTCGTGTTCAATTTCCCGGCAGGTGATACGGTAGCTGTCAATTATCAGCAGACAACAGACTTCTATACACTGGCTTACGGCGAGGGACAACGCATCTACCCCAAACAGGTTGAGATGGATAGCCTGACTCGTGCGCAGCAACGTGCCATTTACGACTTGTACTATGCCGCCGGACGGAAGCAGATTCTGAACAATCCGCGCAGCTATGGAGAAGTCCTCTGGCGTCCGGTAGATCGCCGCGAGAACTATGTAAAACGTTGTGTAGGTCTGCCCGGTGATACTCTTCAAATTGTAGACGGTCAGGTGATGATTGACGGCAAAGCCATCGAAAACCCCGAAAACCTGCAATTCAACTATTTCGTACAGACAACAGGACCGTATATTCCGGACGACATGTTCCGTGAACTGGGTATCAGCAAAGCCGACCAAATGCTGATAGAAGATTCCGGTTGGGAAATGGGACTGCTGGAAATAGGACTAGACAGCCGAAACGCACAAGGCAAACTGAACCCTGTCTATCATCTTCCCTTGACTAAGAAGATGTACGAAACCCTTTCCGGCAACAAAAAGCTTATCAGCAAAATCGTAATGGAACCGGAAGATTACGCAGGACAGATGTACCCACTGAATCTTTACACGAAATGGAATCGCAACAACTACGGCCCTATCTGGATTCCTGCCAAGGGAGCCACCATTACGCTGACAGAGGATAATCTTCCTATCTACGAACGTTGCATCGTAGCTTACGAAGGCAACAAACTGGAAATCAAGCCGGACGGTATCTACATCAACGGTGAAAAGACCGACCAATATACCTTTAAGATGGATTATTACTGGATGATGGGTGACAACCGCCACAACTCTGCCGATTCCCGCTACTGGGGCTTTGTTCCCGAAGACCATGTAGTAGGCAAACCTATTGTGGTATGGCTATCGCTTGACAAAGACCGCGGATGGTTTGACGGCAAAATCCGTTGGAACCGCCTGTTCAAGTGGGTAGGCTGA
- a CDS encoding glycoside hydrolase family 3 C-terminal domain-containing protein: MKLKAMLLGLSIMAALPASAQKPVYLDTNKPIEERVKDALSRMTLEEKVKMLHAQSKFSSAGVPRLGIPEVWATDGPHGIRPEVLWDEWDQAGWTNDSCIAYPALTCLSATWNPEMSHLYGKSIGEEARYRKKDILLGPGVNIYRTPLNGRNFEYMGEDPYLSATMVVPYIKGVQENGVAACVKHYALNNQEFNRHTTNVHLSDRALYEIYLPAFKAAVQEGGTWSIMGSYNLYQGQHACHNKRLLKDILRDEWGFDGVVVSDWGGVHNTEQAIHNGLDLEFGSWTNGLSAGTRNAYDNYYLAFPYLKLIKEGKVGTKELDEKVSNILRLIFRTSMNPHKPFGSLGSPEHGQAGRKIAEEGIVLLQNKNNVLPIDLNKAKKIAVVGENAIKMMTVGGGSSSLKVKYEISPLDGLKVRAGSQAEIVYARGYVGDPTGEYNGVKTGQDLKDDRSEDELLAEALQVAKEADYVIFFGGLNKSNHQDCEDSDRASLGLPYAQDRVISELAKVNKNLIFVNISGNAVAMPWVNEVPAIVQGWFLGSEAGTALASVLVGDANPSGKLPFTFPVKLDDVGAHKLGEYPGNKEELAKSKHRGDTINETYHEDIFVGYRWADKEKIKPLFPFGHGLSYTTFVYGKPSADKKTMTADDTISFTVNVKNTGTREGQEVVQLYISDKKSSLSRPVKELKAFQKVRLAPGEEKAVTLTVDKKALSFFDDAKHEWIAEPGKFEAVIGSSSRDIKGIVPFELK; encoded by the coding sequence ATGAAACTTAAAGCAATGTTACTTGGCTTGTCTATTATGGCTGCACTGCCTGCCTCAGCGCAGAAACCGGTGTATCTGGATACGAATAAGCCAATCGAAGAGCGAGTAAAAGACGCATTGAGCCGGATGACCCTTGAAGAAAAGGTGAAGATGCTTCATGCACAGTCAAAATTCAGTTCGGCAGGCGTACCCCGTCTCGGAATCCCGGAGGTATGGGCTACCGACGGCCCTCACGGCATTCGCCCGGAAGTATTGTGGGATGAATGGGACCAGGCAGGATGGACAAACGATTCCTGCATCGCTTACCCTGCATTGACTTGCCTTTCCGCCACCTGGAATCCCGAGATGTCTCATCTTTACGGAAAAAGTATCGGTGAAGAGGCGCGTTACCGGAAAAAAGACATCTTGCTAGGCCCCGGTGTGAACATCTACCGTACCCCTTTGAACGGACGTAATTTTGAATATATGGGCGAAGACCCGTATCTGTCCGCCACAATGGTAGTTCCTTATATCAAAGGAGTGCAGGAGAACGGTGTAGCCGCCTGCGTGAAGCACTACGCGCTGAACAATCAGGAATTCAACCGGCATACCACTAATGTGCATCTGAGCGACCGTGCCCTTTATGAAATATACCTGCCTGCTTTCAAGGCTGCCGTTCAGGAAGGTGGAACCTGGTCGATTATGGGCTCTTATAATCTTTATCAGGGGCAGCACGCTTGTCATAACAAACGTCTGCTCAAAGACATTCTCCGTGACGAATGGGGCTTCGACGGTGTGGTAGTGTCCGACTGGGGTGGTGTGCATAATACCGAACAAGCTATCCACAACGGACTGGACTTGGAATTCGGTTCGTGGACAAACGGATTGTCTGCCGGAACCCGTAATGCTTATGATAATTATTACCTGGCTTTCCCTTACCTGAAACTGATTAAAGAGGGTAAAGTCGGAACAAAAGAGCTGGACGAGAAAGTCAGCAATATCCTTCGTCTGATTTTCCGTACTTCGATGAATCCGCATAAGCCGTTCGGCTCTCTAGGTTCTCCCGAACACGGACAAGCCGGTCGTAAGATAGCTGAAGAAGGAATCGTTCTTTTACAGAACAAGAATAACGTATTGCCTATCGACTTGAACAAAGCGAAGAAAATAGCCGTTGTTGGTGAGAATGCAATCAAGATGATGACAGTGGGTGGTGGAAGTTCTTCTTTAAAAGTGAAGTACGAGATTTCTCCGTTAGACGGTTTAAAAGTACGTGCCGGCTCACAGGCAGAGATTGTATATGCCCGTGGATATGTAGGCGACCCGACAGGCGAATATAACGGTGTGAAAACCGGTCAGGACCTAAAAGATGACCGTTCGGAAGATGAACTTCTCGCTGAGGCTTTGCAAGTGGCCAAGGAGGCGGATTACGTTATCTTCTTCGGTGGGCTGAACAAGAGCAATCACCAGGATTGTGAAGACTCTGACCGTGCTTCTTTAGGCTTGCCATACGCACAGGACAGAGTCATAAGTGAACTGGCAAAGGTCAATAAAAACCTTATATTTGTCAATATCTCCGGTAATGCAGTGGCTATGCCTTGGGTGAACGAAGTCCCCGCCATTGTACAAGGCTGGTTCTTGGGTTCGGAAGCCGGAACGGCTCTTGCTTCGGTATTAGTAGGAGATGCGAACCCTTCCGGAAAACTTCCTTTTACTTTCCCTGTAAAACTGGACGATGTAGGTGCTCATAAACTGGGTGAATATCCGGGTAATAAAGAAGAACTCGCAAAATCCAAGCATAGGGGGGATACTATTAACGAAACTTATCACGAAGATATTTTTGTTGGTTACCGTTGGGCAGATAAGGAGAAAATCAAACCGTTGTTCCCATTCGGACATGGATTGAGCTATACAACTTTCGTTTATGGCAAACCTTCCGCAGATAAGAAAACAATGACCGCCGATGACACGATTTCCTTCACTGTCAACGTGAAGAATACAGGAACCCGCGAAGGTCAGGAAGTCGTTCAGCTTTATATCAGTGATAAGAAATCCTCTCTGTCCCGTCCGGTGAAAGAACTGAAAGCCTTCCAAAAAGTGAGACTGGCTCCGGGCGAAGAGAAAGCGGTAACGCTGACGGTTGATAAGAAAGCATTGAGCTTCTTTGATGATGCAAAACACGAGTGGATAGCCGAACCGGGCAAGTTTGAAGCAGTTATCGGAAGTTCATCAAGAGATATTAAGGGGATTGTACCCTTTGAGTTGAAATAG
- a CDS encoding DUF6250 domain-containing protein, with protein MMKRFFIGYSLITFFFLNSAVLFAQHENSFVKQWRIEDESHALQMTEHTDTLELIVPNGLTMWYQQRLTGNYEINYRICMVMKGGKYDRLSDLNCFWAANDPKHPDDLFVRSEWRNGVFKNYNTLNLFYVGYGGNDNSTTRFRRYRGEFYGIADDKIKPLLGEYTDAPHLLTPNQWYQIQIRVKKGITTYSVNGEELFRYSVADGLGDGHFGLRLLQNHVLFTGFKVTAF; from the coding sequence ATGATGAAGCGATTTTTTATTGGCTACAGCTTGATTACTTTTTTCTTTTTGAATAGTGCGGTGCTCTTTGCACAACACGAAAACTCCTTTGTCAAACAATGGAGAATAGAAGATGAATCTCATGCCTTGCAGATGACGGAACATACGGATACATTGGAACTTATTGTTCCGAATGGCTTGACTATGTGGTATCAGCAACGTCTGACAGGTAATTATGAGATAAATTACCGTATCTGTATGGTAATGAAAGGCGGAAAGTACGACCGTCTGAGCGACCTGAATTGCTTTTGGGCTGCCAATGATCCTAAACATCCTGACGACCTTTTTGTCCGTAGTGAGTGGCGGAACGGTGTTTTTAAAAACTACAATACATTAAACCTTTTCTACGTTGGATACGGGGGAAATGACAATTCTACTACTCGTTTCCGCCGTTACCGGGGAGAATTTTATGGAATAGCAGACGATAAAATAAAACCGCTACTGGGTGAATATACGGATGCGCCGCATCTGCTTACTCCCAATCAATGGTATCAAATACAGATTCGGGTAAAAAAAGGTATAACAACTTATTCGGTGAATGGCGAGGAACTTTTCCGTTATTCTGTAGCAGATGGCTTGGGAGACGGACATTTCGGATTACGTCTTTTACAGAATCATGTGTTGTTTACTGGATTTAAAGTGACTGCTTTCTAA
- a CDS encoding DUF4348 domain-containing protein — translation MRAKKFVCCLLAMVLFAGVSFISCGNSSKAKVDSEAATGFGEEFKSFLDKFTSSAAFQYTRIKFPLKTPITLLEDDGETEKTFPFTKEKWPLLDSETMKEERISQEEGGIYVSKFTVNEPKHKVFEAGYEESEIDLRVEFELSSDGKWYVVDCYTGWYGYDLPVGELKQTIENVKEENAAFKELHP, via the coding sequence ATGAGAGCTAAAAAGTTTGTATGCTGTTTGTTGGCCATGGTGCTGTTTGCAGGTGTTTCGTTCATCTCTTGCGGTAATAGTTCGAAAGCAAAAGTTGACAGTGAAGCGGCTACCGGATTCGGTGAGGAGTTCAAGTCGTTTCTGGATAAGTTTACTTCCAGCGCGGCATTCCAATATACCCGTATCAAGTTTCCGTTGAAAACTCCGATAACCTTATTGGAAGATGACGGTGAAACTGAGAAAACATTCCCTTTCACCAAAGAAAAATGGCCGTTGCTGGATAGTGAAACGATGAAGGAAGAACGCATCTCTCAGGAAGAAGGTGGTATTTACGTCTCCAAGTTCACGGTGAACGAACCCAAGCATAAGGTGTTCGAGGCGGGATATGAAGAGTCGGAGATTGACTTGCGTGTCGAATTCGAACTTTCGTCTGACGGGAAGTGGTATGTGGTGGATTGCTATACGGGTTGGTATGGCTATGACTTGCCTGTCGGCGAATTGAAACAGACCATAGAGAATGTAAAGGAAGAGAATGCGGCATTCAAGGAGCTACATCCTTAA
- the lepB gene encoding signal peptidase I has product MNIRKFKWILAFAGAVVVVLLLRGFAFTSCLIPSTGMENSIFQGERILVNKWSYGLRVPLMSIFSYHRWGERPVRQQDIVVFNNPAGIRQPVIDRREIYISRCIGVPGDTLLVDSLFSATSPETKHNPDKKRLYAYPVSKENLITSLMHTLSITDDGLMGSNDTTHVRSFSRYEYYLLEQAMYGQNWLQPLSLKKDIELKPLIVPGKGKYIRVYPWNITLLRNTLVMHEGRQAEIKNDTLYVDGKPTQHCYFTKDYYWMGSNNTINLSDSRLFGFVPQDHIIGKASVVWFSKEKGTGLFDGYRWNRFFRTVK; this is encoded by the coding sequence ATGAACATTCGTAAATTCAAATGGATACTGGCATTTGCCGGAGCAGTAGTCGTCGTGCTTCTGCTCCGGGGATTTGCTTTTACGTCCTGCCTTATCCCGTCCACCGGCATGGAAAACTCCATTTTCCAAGGCGAACGCATCCTGGTCAACAAATGGAGCTATGGGTTGCGTGTTCCTCTTATGTCGATATTCTCCTATCACCGTTGGGGTGAACGCCCCGTACGGCAACAGGATATCGTTGTGTTTAACAATCCTGCCGGCATCCGGCAGCCGGTCATCGACCGACGTGAAATCTACATCAGCCGCTGCATCGGCGTTCCGGGCGACACCTTATTGGTAGACTCCCTATTCTCCGCCACTTCTCCCGAAACGAAACATAATCCGGACAAAAAGAGACTTTATGCGTATCCCGTCTCCAAGGAGAACCTGATTACCTCACTTATGCACACGCTCTCCATCACCGACGACGGTTTGATGGGAAGCAATGACACCACCCACGTACGTAGTTTCAGCCGATATGAATACTACCTGCTGGAACAGGCCATGTACGGGCAAAACTGGCTACAGCCTTTATCTCTGAAAAAAGACATTGAACTGAAACCTTTGATTGTCCCCGGCAAGGGAAAATATATCCGGGTATATCCCTGGAACATTACTTTGTTGCGGAATACTCTCGTAATGCATGAAGGCAGGCAGGCGGAAATTAAAAACGACACCCTATATGTGGACGGGAAACCCACACAGCATTGTTATTTCACCAAGGATTACTATTGGATGGGGTCAAATAATACTATCAACCTGTCCGACTCACGCCTGTTCGGATTCGTCCCGCAAGACCATATCATTGGAAAGGCCTCCGTCGTCTGGTTCTCTAAAGAGAAAGGGACAGGCTTATTTGACGGATACCGATGGAACCGTTTCTTCCGGACGGTGAAATAA
- the dapB gene encoding 4-hydroxy-tetrahydrodipicolinate reductase — translation MKIALIGYGKMGKEIEKVARSRGHEIVCIIDINNQDDFESEAFKSADVAIEFTNPMVAYNNYIKAFKAGVKLVSGSTGWMDEHGEEIKRLCTEGGKTLFWSSNFSLGVSIFSALNKYLAKIMNQFPAYDVTMSETHHIHKLDAPSGTAITLAEGILEEIDRKDKWVKGTFAAPDGTVSGTNDCAANEFPIGSIREGEVFGLHTVRYESNVDSITITHDAKSRGGFVLGAVLAAEYTATHEGFLGMSDLFPFLKSTK, via the coding sequence ATGAAAATAGCACTAATCGGTTACGGAAAAATGGGCAAGGAGATAGAAAAGGTTGCCCGTAGTCGCGGACATGAAATCGTCTGCATCATTGATATCAATAATCAGGATGACTTCGAATCGGAAGCGTTCAAATCTGCCGATGTAGCCATTGAATTTACCAATCCGATGGTAGCTTACAATAACTATATAAAAGCTTTCAAAGCCGGAGTGAAACTGGTGTCAGGCAGTACCGGATGGATGGACGAACATGGCGAAGAAATCAAGAGACTCTGTACGGAAGGGGGCAAAACACTCTTCTGGTCATCTAACTTCAGCCTGGGAGTCAGCATCTTCTCCGCTCTCAACAAGTATTTGGCTAAAATTATGAACCAGTTTCCTGCTTATGATGTCACCATGAGCGAGACACATCATATTCACAAGCTGGATGCCCCCAGCGGAACAGCCATTACACTGGCAGAAGGCATTCTGGAAGAGATAGACCGTAAGGACAAATGGGTGAAAGGAACCTTCGCAGCACCGGACGGAACCGTCAGCGGAACCAATGATTGTGCCGCCAACGAATTTCCCATCGGTTCTATCCGCGAAGGAGAAGTATTCGGACTTCATACCGTACGCTATGAATCCAACGTGGACAGCATCACCATCACACACGATGCCAAAAGCCGTGGCGGATTCGTATTGGGAGCCGTATTGGCTGCCGAATATACAGCCACACACGAAGGTTTTCTGGGCATGAGTGATTTATTCCCGTTCTTGAAATCAACAAAATAA
- a CDS encoding WbqC family protein — MKEMKTAYLSSAYLAPVEYYTKLLAYDKIFVEQHDHYIKQTYRNRCTIAGPGGELALSIPTVKPDTLKCPMKDIRISDHGNWRHLHWNAIESAYNSTPFFEYYKDDFRPFYEKKYEFLVDFNEELCRLVCELIDIHPDMERTAEYKMEFTAEETDFREIIHPKKDFRTADTEFVPQPYYQVFESKLGFLPNLSIIDLLFNMGPESLLILNKQ, encoded by the coding sequence ATGAAAGAAATGAAAACAGCTTATTTATCTTCGGCTTACCTCGCTCCCGTCGAGTACTATACCAAATTACTGGCTTACGACAAGATATTTGTAGAGCAACACGACCACTATATCAAGCAGACCTACCGCAACCGTTGTACGATTGCCGGTCCCGGCGGAGAGTTAGCCCTTTCCATTCCGACCGTAAAGCCTGATACGCTGAAATGTCCGATGAAAGACATCCGTATCTCCGACCACGGAAACTGGAGACACCTGCACTGGAACGCGATTGAATCCGCTTACAACAGCACTCCTTTCTTTGAATACTACAAAGATGATTTCCGCCCTTTCTACGAAAAGAAATATGAGTTTTTGGTCGATTTCAACGAAGAGCTTTGCCGATTGGTCTGCGAACTGATAGATATTCATCCCGATATGGAACGTACTGCCGAATATAAAATGGAGTTCACTGCCGAAGAAACCGATTTCCGGGAAATTATCCATCCTAAGAAGGATTTCCGGACAGCGGATACAGAGTTTGTTCCACAGCCTTATTATCAAGTGTTCGAGTCCAAACTGGGCTTTCTTCCCAATCTGAGTATTATAGACTTGTTGTTTAATATGGGACCGGAAAGCCTGCTCATCTTGAACAAGCAATAA